The genomic stretch GACAGCGTCCAAGGGTCtaagcacacatacagtacattaaaaACTATTAAGTGCTACACCATCACATTACAGTGAAAGTCTACTTGTTCAGATTAGAAATGACTGAGTTCCTTTAAATGTTTGCTTTTTATTGAACTTAAAATTGACACAATTGAGTTTTAGCATAGCATCTCAGGAAATACCCTTCAagattgagatggtttgggatgagttggaccagagAAGGAAAAACatcagtgctcagcatatgtgtgaactcccaagaatgttgaaaaagcattcctcgtgaagctggttgagaatgccaagtgtgcaaagctgtcaaaggaaagggtggctactttaaagaatctcaaagatgaaatatattctgatttgttttaacactttttggttactacatgattccatgtgtgttatttcatagttttgatgtcttcaatattattctacaatgtagaaaatagtaaaaataaagagaacccctggaatgagtaggtgtttccaaacgtttgactggtactgtccaAGGAAGAATTTTGGGGGGGCGGGGGGGAATAAAAAACAGTATGTGAAAAAAGACCTAGAATTTGATTTCCTCAGACAACCTTTAATGAATGGGCTTATTCCAAGTACAGATAGTTGAATGCATAATTGCAAATCAATCAGGTCATACATATATTTTGCGGAATTTCCTTTTGCGCTGGTAACAGTCAGTCCACCAAACACCAGTAAAAaccaggaaacagacagacagctatgTCAACAGTCCAGCGACTGGGAAGTCAGTGGTTAATAATCAAACGCACTGCTGAAGCTGCGTTTATGACTGCCTCCACCTCTCCAGTTGCCGCCGCCGCCTCCTCCGCCGTTTCTGAAGCCACGGCCACCTCCCTGTCCTCCGAAGGATCGCCCATATCCACGGTCACCACCCATGCGCGGTTTCTCCTCCAGCTCAGGAAGCTCTGTGGCGATTGACAGCTGCCAACGTCTACCATCCTGCCAGGCATCCTGAGGAGAAGACAATTGGAGTGATCACCGCAAGAACAATCGGGACTCTGTTACTAACCACATGATCTACAGTGGCCTTAATTAACGAAGCCTTTGTTTTTAACAAGAAAAAGCGATGATGGATTGCATGTGTTGTGAAATTTGAGGCAGTAGCATCACTCTGGCAGAGCttgacagtaaggctggggaaaTACTCAATGCCCACAATGAAAATGCAGTTTGAGAAATGGTCTTGGATAATTGCTCTTCTCAGCTTTGAATAACATTAAACCAAGCATTTTACATGTGTCCAATTCGTCAAAGTTGAGTGGAAAAGTATCTGCTCTCGACTTACCTGGTACTCCTTTACCTTGTCAGCCGGGACATCAAAACAGACTCCCTGCAGAGCAAAAAAAATACAGCTCACTGATCACATTTTTGCTTAACATCGGGCAAGTAAATTACAGAGCCTCAATAGTATTGCTATTATAGTACAAAGAGTGAAGGAGGGTGGTTTTATTTCAAAGGTGAAAACAAAGATATCACCCTTCCCCTTCTGACCGGAGGCACAATGAATGACAAATGTACCATTTTGCCCTTGAGGAAGGTCATCCCCCGGATCATGTTGTCAATCTCCTCTCCCAGTTGCTCCTTCAGACCACGCCAGGCGCAGCCAATGTTTTGCAGCTCTTGGGAGCAGTTCATTGTCATTGTGGTGTAGCCCTGGATGGATTAAATAACAAACATTAAATACAAGTCTGAACCTTTCGTGGTGCATTTTAAACCATTATGGGCATTTACACATGTTGACATGTCCTTCATTATTCAATTGCTGCATGTAGACTGAGCTAGCAGGGTCTAAACACTCACCGTGTCAGAGTTGAGGAGGGACCTCTGCTCCAAGGCAGTGGCTCCTGATATGTGTGCCAGGGCGGCAGACAGGGCCTCCACGGCCCCACGCTCCTCAATCAGCTTGGTAGCAGACACGCGGAAATACTCAATGGCTTGGGGAGGCACAGAGTCTAAAAACCTCACTGCGTCTTTACTGGACGATTTGATGATGTCATTGGCCGTGGGCACTCCAACTCGCTTAAATGTAATGCCCGCTTTCTGCTCTACATATCGAAGCTGGTCTTCCTCTTTGCGTTGGTAGAAACAGATGCAGACGCCAGTCCTGCCAGCCCGACCAGTTCGACCTGACCGGTGAATGTAGGACTCCACATCCTGGTAAAGGGACAACGAAGCGTTCACGTTAATGCCGTGTTGTTGTTGCTAGATCAATAACAGTGACACATCGAAAAGAACATCTAACATGGTGTTATCACAGTATTCATCTACCTTTGGGGGTGAGCACTGCACGACCAGGTCTACCTCTGGGATGTCCAACCCGCGGGCAGCAACGTTGGTGGCCACTAGGACCTCGAAGGTGCCACTTCTGAAGCCTTTCAGTGTGATCTCCCTCTGCTTCTGAGGAATGTCCCCATGAAGTGACTGGGAACTCTGCAACATTGAACACAAATCAGACCCGAGAATGAATAAGCCAATGAACCCATTAGAAATACAGTCAACTACCTCACTTGACTTTCAATGTCATTTACTGTCTGTCATGTCAAACCTTCCAGGCTGATCCTTGTATCAATGTCCTACCTCACTAATTCAGTATGCACTGTGTAGCAAAATTAAAACTAACAATCAACAAAGCTTCGGCAGGTTTCTGGTACCTGTTTTATGGAGGCATTCATTGACAGCTCGTTGGCATCCTTCTTGGTCTCACAGAAGACGATGGTGCGGCCGTGACTCCCGCTGTAAACCTGCACCACATCCCCAATGACTGCAGCCCTCTGGGACCAGTGACACGCTATGGCAAGGTGCTGGGTGGGGAGGAAGAGACGGAGAGGACTTTTAACAAAAAGCGTTGATCAGTGTGAAAACAACTATGTTTAGTAGGCCCGAGTGAACCACACAGGTCAAAATAAGAAACATTTAGAAATGACAGCTAAGAATCAGTATTGCATGGTCTTTTACCAGTTTGACATGAAcagaaaatgtatgcacacatgagtAAGTCGCTTTCGATAAAAGCACCTGATAAATGGCGTGTATAATTATTATAAATGGGACGGGCTAAATATGGGAAAAGCTGCTAAATAGCTATGCTATATGTTAACTGGTTTGTGTGTCAGCAGCTGAAATGCCTAAAATAACGTTGTTGTTTTTGATCACTAGAGTGCTTCCAGGTAAGACACACACTTGATCCTTATTTGCTGGATTACAGCCAAGTAGAAACTACAATAGTATGAGTCTGGGGATACAAAAATATGAGTTAAAGGCTAAAGTAGCTAGAGTCAGAAGAAACTGGTTCAGCAAGTATGATGTTTAAGAAACTTGTGCATTTCTTAAGAACGATGAAACTATTATGACATTTTCATCACCTGAAAAAACATTAATACCAACCAGATGGGCTTCATGTTCCTCTACAGAAGTATTAATAAATTACAAATTTGGTTTCTAAAATGTACAATGTAAAATATGAAAAATGTCATCtgaattaatatttttttttttaatctaaagTGACGGAGAGGACTTGTCAATCAAAATGAACCATCACTTGCTGAAAGGATGACAAAATAGTTTTCCTTCTTACCTCTACTGTGGTGGCAGCTTTCTGGGTCTTTTTGCCAATGAGGTCCACATGCTCATAGGTTGGCCTCATGTACCTCTTTGCCACATCATACACCCACGATGGGCATGTGGCAGAGAAGAGCAGGGTCTGGGGGTTGGTCTCAGAGCCTGCCCACAAAGAAACCTTGGATCAGTTCTGTGCATTAAATTCCGTACTAAATGTTATGACACATTATTTTGGCCTCCCATCCAACCCAAGGCAAATCTACAGTATATGGCCTAAATAAATCAATCCCATATGAAAATGTCTCATTACCTTTTTGGTAAGACGCAGACAGTATCTCCTCCACTTGTTCTGCAAAGCCCATATCAAGCATTTGGTCCACTTCATCCAATACAACGTGCTTCAATTGAGACAGGTCCAGTTTGTTATTCTGTAGATGGTCCTTGATACGACCTGGAGTTCCCACTAGGATATCGATGCCACTGCGGATCG from Oncorhynchus keta strain PuntledgeMale-10-30-2019 chromosome 24, Oket_V2, whole genome shotgun sequence encodes the following:
- the LOC118402747 gene encoding nucleolar RNA helicase 2-like isoform X2 is translated as MLVKALAQHHTVVSFLSVRVPVGLACVHSKGKQPGKMPSKIIFETEDIEMEGEMDISAGSTTPKKIKEKKTKEGKKIKKQKTVVEEEPDCEPPAPKKKKKKNKEKEDKTNGGAEVDVHSNAEESPLKDNTSLSNEESADNDKATEKKKKKKKEKKTDEKVIVNGVLPETPTQIAQSNGHTAATTPAQSSEDSDSGKETETPEQKEGAFSNFRISPNTIKLLQARGISYLFDIQTQTFNSVYEGKDVIGQARTGTGKTLAFAIPLIEKLQNDPDDKKRGRAPKILCLAPTRELAIQVSKDFKDMTKKLSVTCFYGGSSYNPQLDAIRSGIDILVGTPGRIKDHLQNNKLDLSQLKHVVLDEVDQMLDMGFAEQVEEILSASYQKGSETNPQTLLFSATCPSWVYDVAKRYMRPTYEHVDLIGKKTQKAATTVEHLAIACHWSQRAAVIGDVVQVYSGSHGRTIVFCETKKDANELSMNASIKQSSQSLHGDIPQKQREITLKGFRSGTFEVLVATNVAARGLDIPEVDLVVQCSPPKDVESYIHRSGRTGRAGRTGVCICFYQRKEEDQLRYVEQKAGITFKRVGVPTANDIIKSSSKDAVRFLDSVPPQAIEYFRVSATKLIEERGAVEALSAALAHISGATALEQRSLLNSDTGYTTMTMNCSQELQNIGCAWRGLKEQLGEEIDNMIRGMTFLKGKMGVCFDVPADKVKEYQDAWQDGRRWQLSIATELPELEEKPRMGGDRGYGRSFGGQGGGRGFRNGGGGGGGNWRGGGSHKRSFSSAFDY
- the LOC118402747 gene encoding nucleolar RNA helicase 2-like isoform X1, whose amino-acid sequence is MLVKALAQHHTVVSFLSVRVPVGLACVHSKGKQPGKMPSKIIFETEDIEMEGEMDISAGSTTPKKIKEKKTKEGKKIKKQKTVVEEEPDCEPPAPKKKKKKNKEKEDKTNGGAEVDVHSNAEESPLKDNTSLSNEESADNDKATEKKKKKKKKEKKTDEKVIVNGVLPETPTQIAQSNGHTAATTPAQSSEDSDSGKETETPEQKEGAFSNFRISPNTIKLLQARGISYLFDIQTQTFNSVYEGKDVIGQARTGTGKTLAFAIPLIEKLQNDPDDKKRGRAPKILCLAPTRELAIQVSKDFKDMTKKLSVTCFYGGSSYNPQLDAIRSGIDILVGTPGRIKDHLQNNKLDLSQLKHVVLDEVDQMLDMGFAEQVEEILSASYQKGSETNPQTLLFSATCPSWVYDVAKRYMRPTYEHVDLIGKKTQKAATTVEHLAIACHWSQRAAVIGDVVQVYSGSHGRTIVFCETKKDANELSMNASIKQSSQSLHGDIPQKQREITLKGFRSGTFEVLVATNVAARGLDIPEVDLVVQCSPPKDVESYIHRSGRTGRAGRTGVCICFYQRKEEDQLRYVEQKAGITFKRVGVPTANDIIKSSSKDAVRFLDSVPPQAIEYFRVSATKLIEERGAVEALSAALAHISGATALEQRSLLNSDTGYTTMTMNCSQELQNIGCAWRGLKEQLGEEIDNMIRGMTFLKGKMGVCFDVPADKVKEYQDAWQDGRRWQLSIATELPELEEKPRMGGDRGYGRSFGGQGGGRGFRNGGGGGGGNWRGGGSHKRSFSSAFDY